In Nicotiana tabacum cultivar K326 chromosome 11, ASM71507v2, whole genome shotgun sequence, a single window of DNA contains:
- the LOC142166072 gene encoding uncharacterized protein LOC142166072 has product MEKNAKAKEILICGLGPDEYNRISTWSNAKEIWYALQTAHEGTNQVKRARIELLIRNYELFSMKESEPIHEMMTRFTIITNELKSLGKVFTSEEVVSKVLRILPAP; this is encoded by the coding sequence atggagaagaatgcaaaGGCTAAGGAAATCCTTATTTGCGGTCTTGGTCCTGATGAGTACAACAGGATATCAACTTGGTCTAATGCAAAGGAGATCTGGTATGCACTTCAAACTGCTCACGAAGGAACAAACCAAGTGAAAAGAGCAAGGATCGAATTGCTTATTAGGAACTATGAGCTCTTCTCCATGAAGGAGTCTGAGCCCATCCATGAGATGATGACTAGGTTTACTATAATAACAAATGAACTGAAATCACTTGGAAAGGTGTTTACTTCAGAAGAGGTTGTTAGCAAAGTTCTAAGGATTCTTCCAGCTCCATGA
- the LOC107815309 gene encoding transcription factor MYB14 yields the protein MVRAPCCERMGLKKGPWTAEEDQILISFIQRYGHENWRALPRQAGLLRCGKSCRLRWINYLRPDIKRGNFSEEEEETITKLHQVLGNRWSAIASRLPGRTDNEIKNFWHTHLKKRTEHNNYLASTTTTKRSFHDMMIPKRTTNVSQKINHHIIASNYQASQNIVTYHPTCDVEDLQENNSSSYSESTQSNKEESMQSINGENIGTESANEHGDTSFSNDMVFWYNIFISAGTISES from the exons ATGGTAAGGGCTCCTTGCTGCGAGAGGATGGGATTAAAGAAAGGTCCATGGACTGCAGAAGAAGATCAAATTTTGATATCTTTCATTCAAAGATATGGACATGAAAATTGGAGGGCACTTCCTAGACAAGCTG GTTTATTAAGGTGTGGAAAAAGTTGCAGACTAAGGTGGATAAACTACTTAAGGCCAGACATTAAAAGAGGAAACTTTagcgaggaagaagaagaaaccatCACTAAGCTACATCAAGTTCTTGGAAACAG aTGGTCTGCAATTGCATCAAGGCTGCCGGGACGAACAGATAATGAAATAAAGAATTTTTGGCACACTCATTTGAAGAAAAGAACAGAACACAATAATTATTTAGCATCTACTACAACTACAAAGAGAAGCTTTCATGATATGATGATACCTAAAAGGACAACAAATGTTTCACAAAAAATCAATCATCATATAATTGCTTCAAATTATCAAGCTTCCCAAAATATTGTTACCTATCATCCAACTTGTGATGTTGAAGATCTTCAAGAGAATAACTCATCGAGTTATTCTGAGAGTACTCAATCAAACAAGGAGGAAAGCATGCAATCCATTAATGGTGAAAATATAGGTACTGAATCTGCAAATGAACATGGGGACACTAGTTTCAGCAATGATATGGTTTTTTGGTATAATATCTTCATTAGTGCAGGAACCATATCTGAGAGTTAG
- the LOC142166073 gene encoding uncharacterized protein LOC142166073: protein MHDFIMTEDSELWDVICDGPFVPMKAVGEGTKTVSKTRKEYNGADRKVVEKNLKAKKIVVCGIGPDEYNRISTCEYAKEIWEALQTAHERTTQVNQYKIDMLTTEYELFKMKEDESIQEMHTRFTSIINELHSLGEIISTNKLVRKILSVLPGSWESKVNIIIEAKDL from the coding sequence ATGCATGACTTCATTATGACTGAAGACTCCGAGCTTTGGGACGTGATTTGTGATGGTCCCTTTGTTCCTATGAAGGCTGTTGGAGAGGGAACAAAGACTGTTTCAAAGACAAGAAAAGAATACAATGGTGCTGACCGAAAAGTTGTTGAGAAGAACTTAAAGGCGAAGAAGATTGTTGTGTGTGGCATTGGACCAGACGAGTATAATCGTATCTCGACATGTGAATATGCCAAGGAAATCTGGGAAGCTCTTCAAACGGCTCACGAAAGGACTACTCAAGTAAATCAATACAAAATAGATATGCTTACAACTGAGTATGAACTATTTAAAATGAAAGAGGATGAGTCCATTCAAGAGATGCATACCCGCTTCACCTCCATAATCAATGAGCTTCATTCACTTGGTGAAATAATTTCAACTAACAAGCTAGTCCGGAAGATACTCAGTGTTCTACCAGGTTCCTGGGAGAGCAAGGTTAATATTATCATTGAAGCCAAAGACCTGTAG